In Plasmodium chabaudi chabaudi strain AS genome assembly, chromosome: 9, the following proteins share a genomic window:
- a CDS encoding fam-d protein translates to MKMMNIILSFFILVIFSNVKAASFQRASSSNPKSIGLISVNQPIVTVTKYSPNYHQILDEINGFLGKQSEDIKCAYEGTNYHWVISNFVITINNSSPYLSKSIPKNKTEELQIGSSYFITYINANINHLFSKYMHKYDFESNYDENLNVLANDLKTLIYDPFDKNFKGGLIKYTNEPENKKLRDSAKKTFYELVHNSEIEIEGYFIKVTKDGNYEHLKQNKSLYFNIRLSEKNANFKYELKIPIPSVVKLVNSISGKS, encoded by the coding sequence atgaaaatgatgaatattatattatcatttttcatattagtgattttttcaaatgttAAGGCGGCAAGTTTTCAAAGGGCAAGTAGTAGCAACCCCAAATCGATTGGACTTATTTCGGTAAACCAACCAATAGTAACAGTAACAAAATATAGTCCAAACTATCATCAAATTTTAGATGAAATTAATGGATTTTTAGGTAAACAATCGGAAGACATAAAATGTGCATATGAAGGTACCAATTACCATTGGGTTATATCAAACTTTGTTATAACCATAAATAACTCTTCTCCATATTTAAGTAAATCTATtcctaaaaataaaactgaAGAATTACAAATAGGCTCAAgttattttataacatatataaatgcaaaCATTAaccatttattttcaaaatacatgcataaatatgattttgAAAGCAACtatgatgaaaatttaaatgtattagctaatgatttaaaaactTTGATATATGATCCCTTCGACAAGAATTTTAAAGGAGGCTTAATCAAATACACGAATGAAccagaaaataaaaagctCCGTGATAGTGCAAAGAAAACTTTTTATGAGCTTGTACATAATTCAGAAATAGAGATTGAAggctattttattaaagtaACTAAAGATGGAAACTATGAGCacttaaaacaaaataaaagtcTTTATTTCAATATTAGACTAAGTGAAAAGAATGCAAATTTTAAgtatgaattaaaaattccTATCCCTAGCGTTGTTAAATTAGTTAATAGCATTTCAGGAAAATCATAA